The following are encoded together in the Plasmodium vinckei vinckei genome assembly, chromosome: PVVCY_12 genome:
- a CDS encoding PPPDE peptidase, putative has product MKSKERLGNRESISSDNNDPGPSGTNSSFTIPKPDVNSSVVYLNIYDLDPVSKVVNSVVKSIGTGVFHAGVEVYGFEYSFGYIPGGETGVMKTQPRYHPHHVYRESIPMG; this is encoded by the exons ATGAAAAGCAAAGAAAGATTAGGAAATAGAGAGTCTATTTCTTCAGACAATAATGATCCAGGACCATCCGGAACTAACTCATCTTTTACAATACCTAAGCCTGATGTTAATTCAAGTGTTGtctatttaaatatttatgatttAGATCCTGTTTCAAAAGTTGTTAATTCTGTTGTAAAATCTATTGGAACAG GGGTTTTTCATGCTGGGGTCGAAGTATATGGCTTCGAATATTCCTTTGGCTACATACCAG gTGGCGAAACAGGAGTAATGAAAACACAACCCAGATACCATCCTCATCATGTTTATCGTGAAAGTATTCCTATg gGGTAA
- a CDS encoding PPPDE peptidase, putative — protein sequence MRLQWIGDTYDILSRNCLNYADYFCNLLDVGSIPEWVMSLQKNVNWVKSNISVASSKLKELNKASGLPNVFNYVKKKYNKNDESPKK from the exons ATGAGACTTCAGTGGATTGGAGACACCTACGATATATTATCAAG AAATTGTTTAAACTATGCTGACTACTTTTGCAATTTACTAG atGTTGGAAGCATACCCGAATGGGTAATGAgcttacaaaaaaatgtaaactGGGTAAAATCAAATATTAGTGTTGCATCTAGTAAATTAAAG GAACTAAATAAAGCTTCTGGACTACcaaatgtttttaattatgttaagaaaaaatacaataaaaatgatgaaagtCCCAAAAAGTAA
- a CDS encoding rhoGAP GTPase, putative has translation MFDSDNEVPEEILLEYEKLLKKAQAENFDELYNTDLLKTIGKDGYGSHIVLLIPCFIISSGSDPEKTLRYVIMTLDPIVKENYVLVLCETHTNWLSNVVYAYAKQWYDTLPRIYKKNLKKLYLVHSGFFSKSLLTILTPFVSTKFWKKVEYIEKLEDLFLKLNINPTENLKHFPYIVQRNEEVLLGEGIPISPFSADLEILCQRFGKSYNGFKHIPSILVDFLTYLCKPETITTKDLFYLQTDANTIYNIIGDIEYGEPTTDFSNIPSLVCSFRLFLDTQKHGLLGKDAFTRLYHLKTVSASNKTIKENIKKLYNKLKPGTRDCILCILQFFQTVSKYSNENNMTIETLGKIFAPTFFRPKKTHFLFVECIPMANKCMQLLIENPEFLMAQDTNNTDSSSDSSESSNRDANSNSDKSENSESNESSDDDEEEDKSKSIESNKTLESGHSNSAESLNKKNMNELDSKKKPEAESEESEEESEESEDESKESDGESKDSEDESDESEEEKEKEHVKEQESIASETKKVVFKRESETIE, from the exons atgtttgaCTCCGATAATGAAGTTCCTGAGGAAATTTTACTGGAATACGAAAAGCTGCTGAAGAAAGCACAAGCCGAAAATTTTGATga GCTGTATAATACAGACTTACTAAAAACAATAGGAAAAGATGGGTATGGCTCCCATATTGTTTTACTGATTCCttgttttataatatcatCTGGATCGGATCCTGAGAAAACAtt GAGATATGTAATCATGACTTTAGATCCTATTGTCAAAGAGAATTATGTGCTTGTTTTATGTGAAACACACACAAATTGGCTTAGCAATGTggtatatgcatatgccAAGCAAT GGTATGATACTTTGCcaagaatatataaaaaaaatctgAAAAAATTGTACCTAGTGCATAGTGGATTTTTTTCGAAATCTCTGCTAACTATATTAACCCCATTTGTGTCAACAAAATTTTGGAAAAAAGTTgaatatattgaaaaattagaagatttgtttttaaaattaaatattaatccAACTGAAAATCTAAAACACTTTCCTTATATTGTACAAAGAAATGAAGAAGTATTATTAGGGGAAGGAATACCTATATCTCCATTTTCTGCCGATTTAGAAATATTATGTCAAAGATTTGGAAAAAGCTATAATGGTTTTAAACATATCCCTTCTATACTTGTAGATTTTTTAACTTATTTATGCAAACCAGAGACAATTACAACAAAAGATTTATTCTATTTACAAACAGATGcaaatacaatatataatataataggAGATATAGAATATGGAGAGCCTACAACCGATTTTAGTAATATTCCTTCTTTAGTATGTTCCTTTAGATTATTTCTAGATACACAAAAACATGGATTATTAGGAAAAGATGCATTTACACgattatatcatttaaaaacagTATCAGcatcaaataaaacaataaaagaaaatattaaaaaattatataataaattaaaaccAGGAACTAGAGAttgtatattatgtatattacaATTCTTTCAGACTGtttcaaaatattcaaatgaaaataatatgactATAGAAACACTAGGGAAAATATTTGCACCAACCTTCTTTAGgccaaaaaaaacacattttttatttgtcgAATGTATACCTATGGCTAATAAGTGCATGCAATTGCTTATTGAAAATCCGGAATTCTTGATG GCTCAAGATACTAACAATACAGATAGTAGTAGTGACAGTTCAGAGAGCAGTAATCGGGATGCAAATTCAAATTCCGATAAAAGTGAAAATTCAGAATCAAATGAATCAAGTGATGATGATGAGGAGGAGGACAAAAGCAAATCAATCGAATCAAATAAAACTCTAGAATCTGGGCATTCTAATAGTGCAGAaagtttaaataaaaaaaatatgaatgaattagatagtaaaaaaaaaccagAAGCAGAATCAGAAGAATCGGAAGAAGAATCTGAAGAATCTGAAGATGAATCCAAAGAATCGGATGGCGAGTCAAAAGATTCAGAAGACGAATCAGATGAAtcagaagaagaaaaagaaaaagagcATGTAAAGGAACAAGAGTCTATTGCATCGGAAACGAAAAAAGTTGTCTTCAAAAGGGAAAGTGAAACTATAGAATGA
- a CDS encoding RING zinc finger protein, putative: MERKSGKSKYMHFLPIINSQTKLNILEKNNILEKVHILPIKKRTTNVHELYNKLNELINEKSVLYEGVVISLKDDSEYSDLKISKIPNINEKDESIKKKLDNDTLFGIDKVSTDESSADESQTSDMLLPLNDDEKNINKIDSDNFKNNVKKEKTSQLLDNNVDYVIINCIPSKGILNHDTLIYTNGKYVDYLKKIEIIIINDKNYKKYEKTIKRKFVSFKKMILKKSNEFFNGAMSLFPLYFNFIPELCMSKSRNKVSKNEQCSIEKIVNHTTINEYNTKKKERKKINKIVIQNFLMNHLIPYFKNNKNKLFYPGKLFNVNNFSFLVSKIDIDISAGFIDDLTEINLRVDSYEEYNNVHIVPLYDTLPTTYNYNLFIDYIKPYIERHYLSTFSLYDTFFYRGVQFKIMGVDPIDMESGKGRISANTSIYTQGSVKPTFFDVISTKSFNYIKSLPFEYKPYAILNILQHLDTDSLLRLFPSANINMESSTKNEKTILDHLSPLMYEYNKETTSYDPKNIIIGQRNMQSENNNNIINEQCAVCFEHFINNDKCIKLTCLHTYHWKCVQNWFRFNLTCPCCRHKLRI; encoded by the exons ATGGAGAGAAAGAGTGGgaaaagtaaatatatgcattttttgcctataattaattcacaaacaaaattaaatatattagaaaaaaacaatattttagaaaaagTTCATATCTTaccaataaaaaaaagaaccACAAATGTTCATGAATTGTACAATAAATTGAATGAActaattaatgaaaaaagtgTATTGTACGAAGGGGTCGTTATTAGTTTAAAAGATGACTCGGAATATTCCGACTTGAAAATAAGCAAAATtccaaatataaatgaaaaagatgaaagtataaaaaaaaaattagacaATGATACTCTTTTTGGAATTGATAAAGTTTCAACAGATGAGAGCTCTGCTGATGAAAGTCAGACATCTGACATGCTCCTTCCTCTAAATGacgatgaaaaaaatataaacaaaattgaTTCagacaattttaaaaataatgtcaaaaaagaaaaaacgTCACAATTACTTGACAACAATGTCGattatgttattattaattgCATACCATCAAAGGGTATACTTAATCATGATACCTTAATTTATACTAATGGAAAATATGttgattatttaaaaaaaattgaaataataataataaatgataaaaattataaaaaatatgagaaaaccattaaaagaaaatttgtttctttcaaaaaaatgatactTAAAAAGAGTAACGAATTTTTCAATGGGGCTATGTCTTTATTcccattatattttaattttattcctGAATTGTGCATGTCAAAAAGTAGAAACAAAgtttcaaaaaatgaacagTGCTCAATAGAAAAGATAGTCAATCATACCACTATTAACGAATACAAtacaaagaaaaaagagagaaaaaaaataaataaaattgtgatacaaaattttttgatgAACCATTTAATTccttattttaaaaacaacaaaaataaattattttatcctggaaaattatttaatgtaaataatttttcttttctagTTTCAAAAATTGACATAGATATAAGTGCTGGTTTTATCGATGATTTAACT GAAATAAATCTTAGAGTTGATTCATATGAAGAATATAACAACGTACACATTGTCCCTCTTTATGATACTTTACCAACAACATATAACTATAACTTATTTATAGATTATATAAAGCCATATATAGAGAGACATTATTTAAGTACGTTTTCTCTTTatgatacatttttttatagagGTGTACAATTCAAAATTATGGGGGTAGACCCAATTGATATGGAATCTGGAAAAGGAAGAATAAGTGCCAACACATCAATATATACTCAAGGTTCAGTAAAACCAACATTTTTTGATGTTATATCAACTAAatcatttaattatatcaaaTCTTTACCATTTGAATATAAGCCTTATgcaatattaaatattttacagCACCTCGACACTGATTCATTATTAAGATTATTTCCGTCggcaaatataaatatggaaTCTTCAACAAAAAATGAGAAAACCATACTAGATCACTTAAGCCCTCTTAtgtatgaatataataaagaaaccACTTCCTACGATCCaaaaaacattataatTGGACAAAGAAATATGCAAAGTGAAAATAAcaacaatataataaatgaacaATGTGCAGTTTGTTTTGAGCatttcataaataatgataaatgtATTAAATTGACTTGTCTTCATACATATCATTGGAAATGTGTACAAAACTGGTTTAGGTTCAATTTGACCTGCCCCTGTTGTCGTCATAAATTGCGCATTTAA